From the genome of Allorhodopirellula heiligendammensis:
TTCGATTCGGAACGCACCGAGGTGGGTGTACTCGATCTCAATGGGTTCAGTGGTGACCGCGATGGTTTGCTTCGTAAAGTCAAAATCGCAGGCTGGAAATTCAGCTTCGATCGTCAGCAGGTCGGCTGTGACATCAGCTAGCGAAATGCTACGTCGTGGAGCCATCGACGCGGCTGCCACATAAATGGCGTCATCGACTTCGCGTTGCAAATCGTTCAGAGCGTCAAGCAGACGCTTGCCAAGCGATCGCTCAGCACCGTGATATTGACGTGATCTAGCGACTGATATCAAGCGTTGCCATCGCTTCACCTTATCCGCCGATGGGACTCGAAGCGTCTTTTCATGCTGTGAGCAACGACGATCAACGGCCGCCTTGACGAGTCCCGCCATCCGCCAAGCACGCTTGACGGTGCGGCGGGCTTGTGGTGTGACGCGACTCACGATGCCGCACCTTCGATCTTGGTTGGTGTGATCGAGACACGGTCTCCTTCGACCAGAATTTGGTCGCTGGAGACAGGCTGGCGGTTGACGCGAATCAAGTAGTTCGATTCCCTGCCTTCACCGATGCGTTGGTTGAACAGAGATTGCACCGTCGTATCGGCTTCGATGTCGATGTGGTTGGCGAATCCGGCGCCGTCGTTGTTGATGAACAGAATCTTCATGGTTTGTGGTTCCTGGGTTTGTTGTGATGGGGATGTGCGGTCGTCGCCAGCGTGTGTTGGTGTCGTCGGCGTCGGGTTCCGCGTGGGACAAAAGAGCGACCGGCGACACGTTCAGAGTGCCGCCGGTCGTGGGTCGCAGTGGTGAAACCGGTGTCCGGTTTACAACGCTGCAAAATCAAATGATGTGGTCGCATCGAACTCCTCTTGGTGGGCCTCGAACTCGTCCCAGTCGATGACGTGGGGGCCGAGGTGTTCGGCTTCCGGATCGCTGATCGGCTGCGAGGGATTGGCGATCAGAAAGCCGAGACGCTTGATGGTGGAGACAGAGTCGCCGGTGGTACGAGCGATGTTGCGGTACATTTCAGCTTGAAACATGTGCATGGTTCCTGAGTTGGAAGGTGTCAACGAAAAAGCCCTCGTCGATCGGCATGGTGCCAATTCGCGAGGGCTGGGAAAGAATCAAATCGATTGGTGAAGGCTTAGCGGGACGCTGGCAGAAGCCAGTGCTCGTTGAGCCATTGAAGTTCGGCATCGAGTGCCTCACTGCGAATGTCGAACGGACCGAGCATCGGACCGTCAACGGGTGAAAGATCGGCCATCCATTGGCCGTCGTCGGTGGGTTCGACGTGCGATCCACGGCGTATATCGATGCTCCCGAGTTTTTGAAGCTCGATCGCTTCGCAATACACGGTTCGCACAATCCCAGCCGGCGTGATGACCATTTTCATGTCACCGCTCATCGAGGTCGTCGCTGGATGTTACGGCGTGGACGATCAACCAGCAGTTGATCGAGACCAGCTTGCACCGACGCCATTCGAGTGGAAACACTCTGGCGAAGTTGCTCGCTCGTTCGCAGTTCTTGAGGCCCGATTCCATTGACTGCCGCTCGGGCCTGGCTGACCAAGTGATCGAGTTGTTCGTTTGATCCGATGTTGAGAGATCGGAAACGATCGAAGAATTCGTTCAGGTTCGTCACCGCCGAGTCGCGAAACACTTTCGGTTTGCCGTCCTCTTGACCGGCGATTCGCTCGGTCAAGTGCTCGACGAGCTTCGCGAGCTCTTCCAAGAACGCTTGCTCGGCAAGCTCGACAGCCTCGACGAAGCGAGACTGAACGCGGCGACATTCCGATTCGTAGACTTCCGGGTTGAGTTGCCGCAAATAGTTGGGCGGCTCAACAGCCGGAAAGTCATGCGTGATCGCAAATTCATCGACCAGCGTGACTGGGTAGTCGCTCACATCGAACAGGTCGCCGAGTCGGTCACGAGCGGCTTCACGCATTTCCGTGAAATGCAGATCGAGTTCGGAAACGGCAACAGCCAACTCATCGCGAAACGCCTCCATCTGTGAGTCAAAGTCACCGATGGTTTCACGTTTGATGAGCCGCAATCCCGGCTCGGGATAGGGAAGCGACACCGTCTTCCAGTACGACACCGCTCGCGATCGCACCGACGTGACCGCTTTGTACGCGGGGTGGGTCGTATCGATCAGCTTCTTTGACGCCGACAGATA
Proteins encoded in this window:
- a CDS encoding molybdopterin converting factor, with translation MKILFINNDGAGFANHIDIEADTTVQSLFNQRIGEGRESNYLIRVNRQPVSSDQILVEGDRVSITPTKIEGAAS